The following are encoded in a window of Manihot esculenta cultivar AM560-2 chromosome 8, M.esculenta_v8, whole genome shotgun sequence genomic DNA:
- the LOC110620778 gene encoding probable serine/threonine-protein kinase PBL8 isoform X2 produces MGNCGTREESAVVSNAQGGFGTVYKGYIDENVRVGLKSLPVAVKVLNKEGYQGHREWLTEVNFLGQLRHPNLVKLIGYCCEDDHRLLVYEFMFRGSLENHLFRKATVPLSWATRLMIALGAAKGLAFLHNAERPVIYRDFKTSNILLDSDYTAKLSDFGLAKAGPQGDETHVSTRVMGTYGYAAPEYVMTGHLTARSDVYSFGVVLLELLTGRKSVDKTRPSKEQSLVDWARPKLNDKRKMLQIIDPRLENQYSVRAAQKACSLAYYCLSQNPKARPLMSDVVETLEPLQCSNDGANEISSTPNLAGGTGAFAMGGVPDYRMRRRFTNNVGPGSSCRSPNPNCSPGGPAACRVR; encoded by the exons ATGGGCAACTGTGGCACTAGAGAGGAATCTGCTGTTGTCTCCAATGCTCAAG GTGGATTTGGGACTGTTTATAAAGGCTACATTGATGAGAATGTCAGGGTtggactcaaatctctccctGTTGCTGTCAAGGTTCTCAACAAGGAGGGCTATCAGGGCCACCGTGAATGGCTT ACGGAAGTCAACTTTCTGGGACAGCTTAGGCATCCTAATCTGGTGAAGTTGATTGGATACTGTTGCGAGGATGATCATAGATTACTTGTTTACGAGTTTATGTTCCGAGGAAGTCTTGAAAATCACCTCTTTCGAA AAGCGACTGTTCCATTGTCTTGGGCCACAAGACTGATGATTGCTCTGGGAGCTGCCAAAGGGCTTGCTTTCCTTCACAATGCTGAAAGGCCTGTTATATATCGGGACTTCAAAACCTCTAATATACTATTGGACTCT GATTATACAGCCAAGCTATCTGATTTTGGGCTCGCAAAAGCTGGGCCACAAGGTGATGAGACCCATGTATCAACTCGAGTGATGGGTACTTATGGTTATGCAGCCCCTGAATATGTGATGACTG GTCACTTGACCGCAAGGAGTGATGTATACAGCTTTGGCGTTGTTCTTCTTGAGCTATTAACAGGAAGGAAATCTGTGGACAAGACAAGGCCCAGCAAAGAGCAAAGCTTGGTAGATTGGGCCCGTCCAAAATTGAATGATAAGAGAAAAATGCTGCAAATAATTGATCCTAGATTGGAGAACCAGTATTCTGTAAGGGCAGCACAGAAAGCCTGCAGCTTAGCATACTATTGTTTGAGCCAGAATCCAAAGGCAAGGCCCTTGATGAGTGATGTAGTTGAAACTTTGGAACCTCTACAGTGCAGTAATGATGGTGCTAATGAAATCTCATCAACCCCAAACCTAGCAGGCGGTACCGGTGCATTTGCAATGGGGGGAGTCCCTGATTATCGAATGCGTCGTAGATTTACCAACAATGTCGGTCCTGGTTCAAGTTGTAGGTCACCTAATCCTAATTGCTCCCCGGGGGGTCCTGCAGCTTGTAGGGTTAGATGA
- the LOC110620778 gene encoding probable serine/threonine-protein kinase PBL8 isoform X1, with protein sequence MGNCGTREESAVVSNAQVQQQLNHMLSSSSVGVRNGVSEKKHSRSVSDLSDPSSTPRKFEDSRKNAVLYTHVIAFTLYELETITKSFRSDYILGEGGFGTVYKGYIDENVRVGLKSLPVAVKVLNKEGYQGHREWLTEVNFLGQLRHPNLVKLIGYCCEDDHRLLVYEFMFRGSLENHLFRKATVPLSWATRLMIALGAAKGLAFLHNAERPVIYRDFKTSNILLDSDYTAKLSDFGLAKAGPQGDETHVSTRVMGTYGYAAPEYVMTGHLTARSDVYSFGVVLLELLTGRKSVDKTRPSKEQSLVDWARPKLNDKRKMLQIIDPRLENQYSVRAAQKACSLAYYCLSQNPKARPLMSDVVETLEPLQCSNDGANEISSTPNLAGGTGAFAMGGVPDYRMRRRFTNNVGPGSSCRSPNPNCSPGGPAACRVR encoded by the exons ATGGGCAACTGTGGCACTAGAGAGGAATCTGCTGTTGTCTCCAATGCTCAAG TTCAACAGCAGCTCAACCATATGTTATCTTCATCCTCTGTGGGTGTTAGAAATGGTGTCTCTGAGAAGAAGCATAGTCGGTCTGTATCAGATCTGAGTGATCCTTCTTCTACCCCGCGAAAGTTTGAGGATTCTAGGAAGAATGCTGTTCTTTATACCCATGTTATTGCCTTTACTTTATATGAACTCGAGACTATAACTAAGAGCTTCCGCTCTGATTACATTCTGGGCGAAGGTGGATTTGGGACTGTTTATAAAGGCTACATTGATGAGAATGTCAGGGTtggactcaaatctctccctGTTGCTGTCAAGGTTCTCAACAAGGAGGGCTATCAGGGCCACCGTGAATGGCTT ACGGAAGTCAACTTTCTGGGACAGCTTAGGCATCCTAATCTGGTGAAGTTGATTGGATACTGTTGCGAGGATGATCATAGATTACTTGTTTACGAGTTTATGTTCCGAGGAAGTCTTGAAAATCACCTCTTTCGAA AAGCGACTGTTCCATTGTCTTGGGCCACAAGACTGATGATTGCTCTGGGAGCTGCCAAAGGGCTTGCTTTCCTTCACAATGCTGAAAGGCCTGTTATATATCGGGACTTCAAAACCTCTAATATACTATTGGACTCT GATTATACAGCCAAGCTATCTGATTTTGGGCTCGCAAAAGCTGGGCCACAAGGTGATGAGACCCATGTATCAACTCGAGTGATGGGTACTTATGGTTATGCAGCCCCTGAATATGTGATGACTG GTCACTTGACCGCAAGGAGTGATGTATACAGCTTTGGCGTTGTTCTTCTTGAGCTATTAACAGGAAGGAAATCTGTGGACAAGACAAGGCCCAGCAAAGAGCAAAGCTTGGTAGATTGGGCCCGTCCAAAATTGAATGATAAGAGAAAAATGCTGCAAATAATTGATCCTAGATTGGAGAACCAGTATTCTGTAAGGGCAGCACAGAAAGCCTGCAGCTTAGCATACTATTGTTTGAGCCAGAATCCAAAGGCAAGGCCCTTGATGAGTGATGTAGTTGAAACTTTGGAACCTCTACAGTGCAGTAATGATGGTGCTAATGAAATCTCATCAACCCCAAACCTAGCAGGCGGTACCGGTGCATTTGCAATGGGGGGAGTCCCTGATTATCGAATGCGTCGTAGATTTACCAACAATGTCGGTCCTGGTTCAAGTTGTAGGTCACCTAATCCTAATTGCTCCCCGGGGGGTCCTGCAGCTTGTAGGGTTAGATGA